From a region of the Primulina eburnea isolate SZY01 chromosome 7, ASM2296580v1, whole genome shotgun sequence genome:
- the LOC140836424 gene encoding uncharacterized protein isoform X1: protein MLTTEDEELRRRKLEEALEVKSLRRIISAYLNYPEAAEEDIRRYERCFRRLPPAHKALLPHIPFKFQKLRWCISQNSYFIFEMLKAFEPPIDLNQNIENSEGQNMDNTSDNCVLSDETKLLPQSRLKSGNLHSWAELGSEKGDNGEYRSPNREIVTEEKKIESSNENAGNCCIGSQYKINAENSDCPRLSSVLDCDGHVSSSPPDWLDPSMQFHVPLVDVDKVRCIIRNIVRDWAAEGQKERDECYKPILKELQRLFPHRSKESPPTCLVPGAGLGRLALEISCLGFISQGNEFSYYMMICSSFILNQSQVADEWRIYPWIHSNCNSFSDDDQLRPVSIPDIHPASAGITEGFSMCGGDFVEVYNDPSQVGVWDAVVTCFFLDTAHNILEYIEIISRILKDGGVWINLGPLLYHFADTYNQEDEMSIELSLKDVKRVSCHYGFEIQKESMVQTTYTTNPRSMMQNHYNAAFWTMRKKPAAATQAMK, encoded by the exons CTATCCAGAGGCTGCAGAGGAGGATATCAGAAGATATGAAAGATGCTTCAGAAGGCTTCCACCAGCACACAAG GCCCTGTTACCACACATCCCGTTCAAAtttcagaaactcagatg GTGTATCTCACAAAATTCATATTTCATTTTTGAAATGCTTAAG GCATTTGAACCCCCAATTGACTTGAatcaaaatattgaaaattcggAAGGTCAAAACATGGACAATACATCAGATAACTGTGTTTTATCCGATGAAACGAAACTTCTCCCTCAGTCTCGTTTGAAAAGTGGAAATCTGCATTCATGGGCTGAGCTTGGCTCTGAAAAAGGTGACAATGGAGAATATAGGTCACCAAACAGAGAAATTGTCACAGAG GAGAAGAAAATTGAATCTTCGAACGAAAATGCTGGGAACTGCTGTATAGGATCTCAATATAAGATAAATGCAGAAAATTCTGATTGTCCACGATTATCTTCTGTGCTTGATTGTGATGGACAT GTTTCCTCATCACCACCTGATTGGTTGGACCCATCTATGCAGTTTCACGTTCCTTTAGTTGATGTAGACAAG GTTCGATGCATCATAAGAAACATTGTCAGAGATTGGGCAGCTGAG GGTCAGAAGGAACGTGATGAATGCTACAAGCCAATTCTTAAAGAACTTCAACGACTTTTTCCGCATCGTTCAAAAGAAAG TCCTCCTACCTGCTTAGTCCCTGGAGCTGGACTTGGGAGGTTAGCATTAGAAATCTCATGTCTGG GTTTTATAAGCCAAGGGAATGAATTTTCTTACTACATGATGATATGCTCCAGTTTCATATTAAACCA ATCTCAAGTTGCTGATGAGTGGAGAATATATCCATGGATACACAGTAACTGCAATTCATTTTCAGATGATGATCAGCTACGTCCTGTTTCGATTCCAGATATTCATCCAGCCAG TGCAGGGATTACTGAAGGCTTCTCAATGTGCGGAGGTGATTTTGTTGAAGTATACAATGATCCAAGCCAAGTAG gaGTTTGGGATGCAGTTGTGACTTGTTTCTTTCTTGATACGGCTCACAACATTTTGgaatatattgagattatttcAAGAATACTCAAAGATGGGGGA GTCTGGATAAATTTGGGGCCACTACTTTATCATTTTGCAGACACTTATAATCAGGAAGAT GAGATGTCAATTGAGCTTAGCTTGAAAGATGTGAAGAGGGTTTCTTGTCActatggatttgaaattcag AAGGAGTCAATGGTTCAGACAACTTACACCACCAATCCAAGATCAATGATGCAG AATCATTACAACGCTGCATTTTGGACCATGCGTAAGAAACCAGCAGCAGCAACGCAGGCCATGAAATAA
- the LOC140836424 gene encoding uncharacterized protein isoform X3: protein MLQKASTSTQGPVTTHPVQISETQMAFEPPIDLNQNIENSEGQNMDNTSDNCVLSDETKLLPQSRLKSGNLHSWAELGSEKGDNGEYRSPNREIVTEEKKIESSNENAGNCCIGSQYKINAENSDCPRLSSVLDCDGHVSSSPPDWLDPSMQFHVPLVDVDKVRCIIRNIVRDWAAEGQKERDECYKPILKELQRLFPHRSKESPPTCLVPGAGLGRLALEISCLGFISQGNEFSYYMMICSSFILNQSQVADEWRIYPWIHSNCNSFSDDDQLRPVSIPDIHPASAGITEGFSMCGGDFVEVYNDPSQVGVWDAVVTCFFLDTAHNILEYIEIISRILKDGGVWINLGPLLYHFADTYNQEDEMSIELSLKDVKRVSCHYGFEIQKESMVQTTYTTNPRSMMQNHYNAAFWTMRKKPAAATQAMK from the exons ATGCTTCAGAAGGCTTCCACCAGCACACAAG GCCCTGTTACCACACATCCCGTTCAAAtttcagaaactcagatg GCATTTGAACCCCCAATTGACTTGAatcaaaatattgaaaattcggAAGGTCAAAACATGGACAATACATCAGATAACTGTGTTTTATCCGATGAAACGAAACTTCTCCCTCAGTCTCGTTTGAAAAGTGGAAATCTGCATTCATGGGCTGAGCTTGGCTCTGAAAAAGGTGACAATGGAGAATATAGGTCACCAAACAGAGAAATTGTCACAGAG GAGAAGAAAATTGAATCTTCGAACGAAAATGCTGGGAACTGCTGTATAGGATCTCAATATAAGATAAATGCAGAAAATTCTGATTGTCCACGATTATCTTCTGTGCTTGATTGTGATGGACAT GTTTCCTCATCACCACCTGATTGGTTGGACCCATCTATGCAGTTTCACGTTCCTTTAGTTGATGTAGACAAG GTTCGATGCATCATAAGAAACATTGTCAGAGATTGGGCAGCTGAG GGTCAGAAGGAACGTGATGAATGCTACAAGCCAATTCTTAAAGAACTTCAACGACTTTTTCCGCATCGTTCAAAAGAAAG TCCTCCTACCTGCTTAGTCCCTGGAGCTGGACTTGGGAGGTTAGCATTAGAAATCTCATGTCTGG GTTTTATAAGCCAAGGGAATGAATTTTCTTACTACATGATGATATGCTCCAGTTTCATATTAAACCA ATCTCAAGTTGCTGATGAGTGGAGAATATATCCATGGATACACAGTAACTGCAATTCATTTTCAGATGATGATCAGCTACGTCCTGTTTCGATTCCAGATATTCATCCAGCCAG TGCAGGGATTACTGAAGGCTTCTCAATGTGCGGAGGTGATTTTGTTGAAGTATACAATGATCCAAGCCAAGTAG gaGTTTGGGATGCAGTTGTGACTTGTTTCTTTCTTGATACGGCTCACAACATTTTGgaatatattgagattatttcAAGAATACTCAAAGATGGGGGA GTCTGGATAAATTTGGGGCCACTACTTTATCATTTTGCAGACACTTATAATCAGGAAGAT GAGATGTCAATTGAGCTTAGCTTGAAAGATGTGAAGAGGGTTTCTTGTCActatggatttgaaattcag AAGGAGTCAATGGTTCAGACAACTTACACCACCAATCCAAGATCAATGATGCAG AATCATTACAACGCTGCATTTTGGACCATGCGTAAGAAACCAGCAGCAGCAACGCAGGCCATGAAATAA
- the LOC140836424 gene encoding uncharacterized protein isoform X2, with translation MLQKASTSTQGPVTTHPVQISETQMMLSFCRCISQNSYFIFEMLKAFEPPIDLNQNIENSEGQNMDNTSDNCVLSDETKLLPQSRLKSGNLHSWAELGSEKGDNGEYRSPNREIVTEEKKIESSNENAGNCCIGSQYKINAENSDCPRLSSVLDCDGHVSSSPPDWLDPSMQFHVPLVDVDKVRCIIRNIVRDWAAEGQKERDECYKPILKELQRLFPHRSKESPPTCLVPGAGLGRLALEISCLGFISQGNEFSYYMMICSSFILNQSQVADEWRIYPWIHSNCNSFSDDDQLRPVSIPDIHPASAGITEGFSMCGGDFVEVYNDPSQVGVWDAVVTCFFLDTAHNILEYIEIISRILKDGGVWINLGPLLYHFADTYNQEDEMSIELSLKDVKRVSCHYGFEIQKESMVQTTYTTNPRSMMQNHYNAAFWTMRKKPAAATQAMK, from the exons ATGCTTCAGAAGGCTTCCACCAGCACACAAG GCCCTGTTACCACACATCCCGTTCAAAtttcagaaactcagatg ATGCTTTCGTTTTGCAGGTGTATCTCACAAAATTCATATTTCATTTTTGAAATGCTTAAG GCATTTGAACCCCCAATTGACTTGAatcaaaatattgaaaattcggAAGGTCAAAACATGGACAATACATCAGATAACTGTGTTTTATCCGATGAAACGAAACTTCTCCCTCAGTCTCGTTTGAAAAGTGGAAATCTGCATTCATGGGCTGAGCTTGGCTCTGAAAAAGGTGACAATGGAGAATATAGGTCACCAAACAGAGAAATTGTCACAGAG GAGAAGAAAATTGAATCTTCGAACGAAAATGCTGGGAACTGCTGTATAGGATCTCAATATAAGATAAATGCAGAAAATTCTGATTGTCCACGATTATCTTCTGTGCTTGATTGTGATGGACAT GTTTCCTCATCACCACCTGATTGGTTGGACCCATCTATGCAGTTTCACGTTCCTTTAGTTGATGTAGACAAG GTTCGATGCATCATAAGAAACATTGTCAGAGATTGGGCAGCTGAG GGTCAGAAGGAACGTGATGAATGCTACAAGCCAATTCTTAAAGAACTTCAACGACTTTTTCCGCATCGTTCAAAAGAAAG TCCTCCTACCTGCTTAGTCCCTGGAGCTGGACTTGGGAGGTTAGCATTAGAAATCTCATGTCTGG GTTTTATAAGCCAAGGGAATGAATTTTCTTACTACATGATGATATGCTCCAGTTTCATATTAAACCA ATCTCAAGTTGCTGATGAGTGGAGAATATATCCATGGATACACAGTAACTGCAATTCATTTTCAGATGATGATCAGCTACGTCCTGTTTCGATTCCAGATATTCATCCAGCCAG TGCAGGGATTACTGAAGGCTTCTCAATGTGCGGAGGTGATTTTGTTGAAGTATACAATGATCCAAGCCAAGTAG gaGTTTGGGATGCAGTTGTGACTTGTTTCTTTCTTGATACGGCTCACAACATTTTGgaatatattgagattatttcAAGAATACTCAAAGATGGGGGA GTCTGGATAAATTTGGGGCCACTACTTTATCATTTTGCAGACACTTATAATCAGGAAGAT GAGATGTCAATTGAGCTTAGCTTGAAAGATGTGAAGAGGGTTTCTTGTCActatggatttgaaattcag AAGGAGTCAATGGTTCAGACAACTTACACCACCAATCCAAGATCAATGATGCAG AATCATTACAACGCTGCATTTTGGACCATGCGTAAGAAACCAGCAGCAGCAACGCAGGCCATGAAATAA
- the LOC140836425 gene encoding MACPF domain-containing protein At4g24290-like, translating to MANHSSKKETFLRLRAAAEEAVQCIGLGYDLTLDLRLKYCKNQHTTKEGPRLIAMDGDRVRDIVIPGGILVQNVSKSINCDKGERMRFSSDILPFQQMSEQFNQELSLSGKIPTGHFNAAFEFTGSWQKDAAFTKSLAFDGVFITLYNIALERAQVTLRDHVKQAVPSSWDPSALTRFIEKYGTHVIVGVKMGGKDVIYVKQQHSSPLHPIEIQKKLKEVADKRFSDASEQSGLYPERSYGGEMNESNGREFTFLDPSTPSFRSNEEEITVLWRRRGGSSSRNIPHNKWCQTVQLEPEVISMSFIPISSLLSGIDGSGFLGHAINLYLRYKPPIEELQQFLEFQLPKQWAPVFGDLALGPDRKQQGGASLQFSLMGPKLYVDTNEVDVGNKPVTGLRLYLEGKRCNCLAIHLQHLSSSPKSFQIRNESGRHGSSSDDRRYYEKVQWRSFSHICTAPVESDDDHSIVTGAQFEVKESGMKNVLFLRLHFSRVTGATVVRKVEWDGSPALTHKSGIISTIISSRFSTSQKPPPNPSDVNVNSALYPEGPPVPAQTPKLLRFVDTTEMTRGPQHSPGYWVVSGARLMVDKGKISLRVKYSLLTVVPFDEEIIAQG from the exons ATGGCGAACCATAGTAGCAAGAAGGAGACTTTCTTGAGGCTGAGGGCGGCGGCGGAGGAGGCCGTGCAGTGCATTGGTCTGGGCTATGACTTGACGTTGGATTTGCGGTTGAAGTACTGCAAGAATCAGCATACCACGAAAGAGGGCCCGAGGTTGATCGCCATGGACGGTGATCGGGTCCGGGATATAGTGATTCCTGGAGGTATTTTGGTCCAGAACGTTTCCAAGTCCATCAACTGTGATAAAGGCGAGCGCATGCGGTTCAGCTCTGACATCCTTCCTTTCCAGCAG ATGTCAGAACAGTTCAACCAGGAATTATCACTTTCAGGTAAAATTCCGACTGGCCACTTCAATGCAGCGTTTGAGTTCACAGGTTCTTGGCAAAAAGATGCTGCTTTCACAAAATCCCTTGCTTTTGATGGGGTCTTCATCACCCTCTATAACATTGCATTGGAAAGGGCCCAAGTGACGCTCCGTGATCATGTCAAACAAGCTGTCCCATCATCATGGGATCCTTCGGCATTGACAAG GTTTATTGAGAAATATGGTACACATGTCATTGTTGGTGTGAAGATGGGGGGCAAGGATGTTATATATGTAAAGCAACAGCATTCATCGCCTCTTCATCCCATTGAGATACAGAAAAAATTGAAGGAGGTGGCAGACAAGAGGTTTAGTGATGCAAGTGAACAATCTGGCTTGTATCCTGAGAGATCTTATGGTGGTGAAATG AATGAGAGTAATGGGCGTGAATTTACATTCTTGGATCCCAGTACACCAAGTTTTCGCTCCAATGAAGAG GAAATTACTGTCCTCTGGAGGAGGCGAGGCGGAAGCAGCAGTAGAAATATTCCTCATAACAAGTGGTGTCAAACTGTTCAGCTTGAGCCTGAAGTGATATCAATGTCTTTTATTCCGATTTCATCACTTTTGAGTGGAATTGACGGAAGCGGATTCTTGGGTCATGCCATCAATCTATATTTGCGTT ATAAACCACCAATAGAAGAGCTTCAGCAATTTCTGGAATTTCAACTTCCAAAGCAGTGGGCACCTGTATTTGGTGACCTTGCTCTTGGTCCTGATAGGAAACAGCAAGGTGGAGCATCTTTGCAGTTCAGTTTGATGGGTCCGAAGCTTTATGTCGATACTAACGAG GTGGATGTAGGAAACAAACCAGTCACTGGCCTGCGACTGTATTTGGAAGGAAAGAGGTGCAATTGCTTAGCTATCCATTTGCAGCACTTGTCCTCCTCACCGAAAAGCTTTCAGATTCGTAATGAATCTGGCAGACACGGTAGTAGCTCTGATGACCGTAGGTACTATGAGAAGGTCCAGTGGAGGAGTTTTTCACATATATGCACAGCACCTGTCGAGTCCGATGATGATCATTCTATAGTCACTGGCGCACAGTTTGAAGTTAAGGAATCTGGTATGAAAAATGTGCTCTTTTTACGCTTGCATTTTTCAAGAGTTACTGGTGCCACAGTTGTGAGGAAAGTGGAGTGGGATGGTTCCCCTGCCTTGACTCACAAGTCTGGAATTATTTCAACTATAATCAGTAGTCGCTTTTCGACCAGTCAGAAACCTCCTCCAAACCCATCCGATGTTAATGTCAACTCTGCTTTATATCCCGAAGGCCCCCCTGTGCCTGCGCAAACTCCTAAACTTCTTAGGTTTGTTGACACCACAGAAATGACTAGAGGGCCACAGCACTCTCCTGGGTACTGGGTAGTCTCGGGTGCTCGGCTTATGGTAGACAAGGGTAAAATATCGCTTCGTGTGAAATACTCTTTATTGACTGTCGTTCCGTTTGACGAAGAAATAATAGCGCAGGGTTAA